The following proteins are co-located in the Pan troglodytes isolate AG18354 chromosome 5, NHGRI_mPanTro3-v2.0_pri, whole genome shotgun sequence genome:
- the MICAL1 gene encoding F-actin-monooxygenase MICAL1 isoform X3 — MASPTSTNPAHAHFESFLQAQLCQDVLSSFQELCGALGLEPGGGLPQYHKIKDQLNYWSAKSLWTKLDKRAGQPVYQQGRACTSTKCLVVGAGPCGLRVAVELALLGARVVLVEKRTKFSRHNVLHLWPFTIHDLRALGAKKFYGRFCTGTLDHISIRQLQLLLLKVALLLGVEIHWGVTFTGLQPPPRKGSGWHAQLQPNPPAQLANYEFDVLISAAGGKFVPEGFKVREMRGKLAIGITANFVNGRTVEETQVPEISGVARIYNQSFFQSLLKATGIDLENIVYYKDDTHYFVMTAKKQCLLRLGVLRQDWPDTDRLLGSANVVPEALQRFARAAADFATHGKLGKLEFAQDAHGQPDVSAFDFTSMMRAESSARVQEKHGARLLLGLVGDCLVEPFWPLGTGVARGFLAAFDAAWMVKRWAEGAESLEVLAERESLYQLLSQTSPENMHRNVAQYGLDPATRYPNLNLRAVTPNQVRDLYDVLAKEPVQRNNDKTDTGMPATGSAGTQEELLRWCQEQTAGYPGVHVSDLSSSWADGLALCALVHRLQPGLLEPSELQGLGALEATAWALKVAENELGITPVVSAQAVVAGSDPLGLIAYLSHFHSAFKSTAHSPGPVSQASPGTSSAVLFLSKLQRTLQRSRAKENAEDAGGKKLRLEMEAETPSTEVPPDPEPGVPLTPPSQHQEAGAGDLCALCGEHLYVLERLCVNGHFFHRSCFRCHTCEVTLWPGGYEQHPGDGHFYCLQHLPQPDHKEEGSDRGPESPELPTPSENSMPPGLSTPTASQEGASPVPDPSQPTRRQIRLSSPERQRLSSLNLTPDPEMEPPPKPPRSCSALARHALESSFVGWGLPVQSPQALVAMEKEEKESPFSSEEEEEDVPLDSDVEQALQTFAKTSATMNNYPTWRRTLLRRAKEEEMKRFCKAQTIQRRLNEIEAALRELEAEGVKLELALRRQSSSPEQQKKLWVGQLLQLVDKKNSLVAEEAELMITVQELNLEEKQWQLDQELRGYMNWEETLKTAADRQAEDQVLRKLVDLVNQRDALIRFQEERRLSELALGTGAQG; from the exons ATGGCTTCACCTACCTCCACCAACCCAGCGCATGCCCACTTTGAGAGCTTCCTGCAGGCCCAGCTGTGCCAGGACGTGCTGAGCAGCTTCCAGGAGCTGTGTGGGGCCCTGGGGCTGGAACCCGGTGGGGGGCTGCCCCAGTACCACAAGATCAAGGACCAGCTCAACTACTGGAGCGCCAAGTCACTGTGGACCAAGCTGGACAAGCGAGCAGGCCAGCCTGTCTACCAGCAGGGCCGGGCCTGCACCAGCACCAAG tgcctggtggtgggtgctggACCTTGCGGGCTGCGGGTCGCTGTGGAGCTGGCGCTGCTGGGGGCCCGAGTGGTGCTGGTGGAAAAGCGCACCAAGTTCTCTCGCCACAACGTGCTCCACCTCTGGCCCTTCACCATCCACGACCTGCGGGCACTCGGTGCTAAGAAGTTCTACGGGCGCTTCTGCACTGGCACCCTGGACCACATCA GCATCCGGCAGCTCCAGCTGCTTCTGCTGAAGGTAGCATTGCTGCTGGGGGTGGAAATTCACTGGGGTGTCACTTTCACTGGCCTCCAGCCCCCTCCTAGGAAGG GGAGTGGCTGGCATGCCCAGCTCCAACCCAACCCCCCTGCCCAGCTGGCCAACTATGAATTTGACGTCCTTATCTCGGCTGCAGGAGGTAAATTCGTCCCTGAAG GCTTCAAAGTTCGAGAAATGCGAGGCAAACTGGCCATTGGCATCACAGCCAACTTTGTGAATGGACGCACCGTGGAGGAGACACAGGTGCCGGAGATCAGTGGTGTAGCCAGGATCTACAACCAGAGCTTCTTCCAGAGCCTTCTCAAAGCCACAG GCATTGATCTGGAGAACATTGTGTACTACAAGGATGACACCCACTACTTTGTGATGACAGCCAAGAAGCAGTGCCTGCTGCGGCTGGGGGTGCTGCGCCAG GACTGGCCAGACACCGATCGGCTGCTGGGCAGTGCCAATGTGGTGCCCGAAGCTCTGCAGCGCTTTGCCCGGGCAGCTGCTGACTTTGCAACCCATGGCAAGCTCGGGAAACTAGAGTTTGCCCAGGATGCCCATGGGCAGCCTGATGTCTCTGCCTTTGACTTCACGAGCATGATGCGGGCAGAGAGTTCTGCTCGTGTGCAAGAGAAGCATGGCGCCCGCCTGCTGCTGGGACTGGTGGGGGACTGCCTGGTGGAG CCCTTCTGGCCCCTGGGCACTGGAGTGGCACGGGGCTTCCTGGCAGCCTTTGATGCAGCCTGGATGGTGAAGCGGTGGGCAGAGGGTGCTGAGTCCCTAGAGGTGTTGGCTGAGCG TGAGAGCCTGTACCAGCTTCTGTCACAGACGTCCCCAGAAAACATGCATCGCAATGTGGCCCAGTATGGGCTGGACCCAGCCACCCGCTACCCCAACCTGAACCTCCGGGCAGTGACCCCCAATCAG GTACGAGACCTGTATGATGTGCTAGCCAAGGAGCCTGTGCAGAGGAACAACGACAAGACAGATACAGGGATGCCAGCCACCG GGTCAGCAGGCACCCAGGAGGAGCTGCTACGCTGGTGCCAGGAGCAGACAGCTGGGTACCCGGGAGTCCACGTCTCCGATTTGTCTTCCTCCTGGGCTGATGGGCTAGCTCTGTGTGCCCTGGTGCACCGGCTGCAGCCTGGCCTGCT GGAACCCTCAGAGCTGCAGGGGCTGGGAGCTCTGGAAGCAACTGCTTGGGCACTAAAGGTGGCGGAGAATGAGCTGGGCATCACACCGGTGGTGTCTGCACAGGCCGTGGTAGCAGGGAGTGACCCACTGGGCCTCATTGCCTACCTCAGCCACTTCCACAGTGCCTTCAAGAGCACGGCCCACAGCCCAG GCCCTGTCAGCCAGGCCTCCCCAGGGACCTCCAGTGCTGTATTATTCCTTAGTAAACTTCAGAGGACCCTGCAGCGATCCCGGGCCAAG GAAAATGCAGAGGATGCTGGTGGCAAGAAGCTGCGCTTGGAG ATGGAGGCCGAGACCCCAAGTACTGAGGTGCCACCTGACCCAGAGCCTGGTGTACCCCTGACACCCCCATCCCAACACCAGGAG GCCGGTGCTGGGGACCTGTGTGCACTTTGTGGGGAACACCTCTATGTCCTGGAACGCCTCTGTGTCAACGGCCATTTCTTCCACCGGAGCTGCTTCCGCTGCCATACCTGTGAGGTCACACTGTGGCCAGGTGGCTATGAGCAGCACCCAGGAGATG GACATTTCTACTGCCTCCAGCACCTGCCCCAGCCAGACCACAAAGAGGAAGGCAGCGATAGAGGCCCTGAGAGTCCG GAGCTCCCCACACCAAGTGAGAATAGCATGCCACCAGGCCTCTCAACTCCCACAGCCTCGCAGGAGGGGGCCAGTCCTGTTCCAGATCCCAGCCAGCCCACCCGTCGGCAGATCCGCCTCTCCAGCCCGGAGCGCCAGCGGTTGTCCTCCCTTAACCTTACCCCTGACCCGGAAATGGAGCCTCCACCCAAGCCTCCCCGCAGCTGCTCCGCCTTGGCCCGCCACGCCCTGGAGAGCAGCTTTGTGGGTTGGGGCCTGCCAGTCCAGAGCCCTCAAG CTCTTGTGGCcatggagaaggaggaaaaagagagtcCCTTCTCcagtgaagaggaagaagaagatgtGCCTTTGGACTCAGATGTGGAACAG GCCCTGCAGACCTTTGCCAAGACCTCAGCCACCATGAATAACTACCCAACATGGCGTCGGACTCTGCTGCGCCGTGCGAAGGAGGAGGAGATGAAGAGGTTCTGCAAGGCCCAG ACCATCCAACGGCGACTAAATGAGATTGAGGCTGCCTTGAGGGAGCTAGAGGCCGAGGGCGTGAAGCTGGAGCTGGCCTTGAGGCGCCAGAGCA GTTCCCcagaacagcaaaagaaactatgggTAGGACAGCTGCTACAGCTCGTTGACAAGAAAAACAGCCTGGTGGCTGAGGAGGCCGAGCTCATGATCAC GGTGCAGGAGTTGAATCTGGAGGAGAAACAGTGGCAGCTGGACCAGGAGCTACGAGGCTACATGAACTGGGAAG AAACTCTAAAGACAGCTGCTGATCGGCAGGCTGAGGACCAGGTCCTGAGGAAGCTGGTGGATTTGGTCAACCAGAGAGATGCCCTCATCCGCTTCCAGGAGGAGCGCAGGCTCAGCGAGCTGGCCTTGGGGACAGGGGCCCAGGGCTAG
- the MICAL1 gene encoding F-actin-monooxygenase MICAL1 isoform X4 produces the protein MASPTSTNPAHAHFESFLQAQLCQDVLSSFQELCGALGLEPGGGLPQYHKIKDQLNYWSAKSLWTKLDKRAGQPVYQQGRACTSTKCLVVGAGPCGLRVAVELALLGARVVLVEKRTKFSRHNVLHLWPFTIHDLRALGAKKFYGRFCTGTLDHISIRQLQLLLLKVALLLGVEIHWGVTFTGLQPPPRKGSGWHAQLQPNPPAQLANYEFDVLISAAGGKFVPEGFKVREMRGKLAIGITANFVNGRTVEETQVPEISGVARIYNQSFFQSLLKATGIDLENIVYYKDDTHYFVMTAKKQCLLRLGVLRQDWPDTDRLLGSANVVPEALQRFARAAADFATHGKLGKLEFAQDAHGQPDVSAFDFTSMMRAESSARVQEKHGARLLLGLVGDCLVEPFWPLGTGVARGFLAAFDAAWMVKRWAEGAESLEVLAERESLYQLLSQTSPENMHRNVAQYGLDPATRYPNLNLRAVTPNQVRDLYDVLAKEPVQRNNDKTDTGMPATGSAGTQEELLRWCQEQTAGYPGVHVSDLSSSWADGLALCALVHRLQPGLLEPSELQGLGALEATAWALKVAENELGITPVVSAQAVVAGSDPLGLIAYLSHFHSAFKSTAHSPGPVSQASPGTSSAVLFLSKLQRTLQRSRAKENAEDAGGKKLRLEAGAGDLCALCGEHLYVLERLCVNGHFFHRSCFRCHTCEVTLWPGGYEQHPGDGHFYCLQHLPQPDHKEEGSDRGPESPELPTPSENSMPPGLSTPTASQEGASPVPDPSQPTRRQIRLSSPERQRLSSLNLTPDPEMEPPPKPPRSCSALARHALESSFVGWGLPVQSPQALVAMEKEEKESPFSSEEEEEDVPLDSDVEQALQTFAKTSATMNNYPTWRRTLLRRAKEEEMKRFCKAQTIQRRLNEIEAALRELEAEGVKLELALRRQSSSPEQQKKLWVGQLLQLVDKKNSLVAEEAELMITVQELNLEEKQWQLDQELRGYMNWEETLKTAADRQAEDQVLRKLVDLVNQRDALIRFQEERRLSELALGTGAQG, from the exons ATGGCTTCACCTACCTCCACCAACCCAGCGCATGCCCACTTTGAGAGCTTCCTGCAGGCCCAGCTGTGCCAGGACGTGCTGAGCAGCTTCCAGGAGCTGTGTGGGGCCCTGGGGCTGGAACCCGGTGGGGGGCTGCCCCAGTACCACAAGATCAAGGACCAGCTCAACTACTGGAGCGCCAAGTCACTGTGGACCAAGCTGGACAAGCGAGCAGGCCAGCCTGTCTACCAGCAGGGCCGGGCCTGCACCAGCACCAAG tgcctggtggtgggtgctggACCTTGCGGGCTGCGGGTCGCTGTGGAGCTGGCGCTGCTGGGGGCCCGAGTGGTGCTGGTGGAAAAGCGCACCAAGTTCTCTCGCCACAACGTGCTCCACCTCTGGCCCTTCACCATCCACGACCTGCGGGCACTCGGTGCTAAGAAGTTCTACGGGCGCTTCTGCACTGGCACCCTGGACCACATCA GCATCCGGCAGCTCCAGCTGCTTCTGCTGAAGGTAGCATTGCTGCTGGGGGTGGAAATTCACTGGGGTGTCACTTTCACTGGCCTCCAGCCCCCTCCTAGGAAGG GGAGTGGCTGGCATGCCCAGCTCCAACCCAACCCCCCTGCCCAGCTGGCCAACTATGAATTTGACGTCCTTATCTCGGCTGCAGGAGGTAAATTCGTCCCTGAAG GCTTCAAAGTTCGAGAAATGCGAGGCAAACTGGCCATTGGCATCACAGCCAACTTTGTGAATGGACGCACCGTGGAGGAGACACAGGTGCCGGAGATCAGTGGTGTAGCCAGGATCTACAACCAGAGCTTCTTCCAGAGCCTTCTCAAAGCCACAG GCATTGATCTGGAGAACATTGTGTACTACAAGGATGACACCCACTACTTTGTGATGACAGCCAAGAAGCAGTGCCTGCTGCGGCTGGGGGTGCTGCGCCAG GACTGGCCAGACACCGATCGGCTGCTGGGCAGTGCCAATGTGGTGCCCGAAGCTCTGCAGCGCTTTGCCCGGGCAGCTGCTGACTTTGCAACCCATGGCAAGCTCGGGAAACTAGAGTTTGCCCAGGATGCCCATGGGCAGCCTGATGTCTCTGCCTTTGACTTCACGAGCATGATGCGGGCAGAGAGTTCTGCTCGTGTGCAAGAGAAGCATGGCGCCCGCCTGCTGCTGGGACTGGTGGGGGACTGCCTGGTGGAG CCCTTCTGGCCCCTGGGCACTGGAGTGGCACGGGGCTTCCTGGCAGCCTTTGATGCAGCCTGGATGGTGAAGCGGTGGGCAGAGGGTGCTGAGTCCCTAGAGGTGTTGGCTGAGCG TGAGAGCCTGTACCAGCTTCTGTCACAGACGTCCCCAGAAAACATGCATCGCAATGTGGCCCAGTATGGGCTGGACCCAGCCACCCGCTACCCCAACCTGAACCTCCGGGCAGTGACCCCCAATCAG GTACGAGACCTGTATGATGTGCTAGCCAAGGAGCCTGTGCAGAGGAACAACGACAAGACAGATACAGGGATGCCAGCCACCG GGTCAGCAGGCACCCAGGAGGAGCTGCTACGCTGGTGCCAGGAGCAGACAGCTGGGTACCCGGGAGTCCACGTCTCCGATTTGTCTTCCTCCTGGGCTGATGGGCTAGCTCTGTGTGCCCTGGTGCACCGGCTGCAGCCTGGCCTGCT GGAACCCTCAGAGCTGCAGGGGCTGGGAGCTCTGGAAGCAACTGCTTGGGCACTAAAGGTGGCGGAGAATGAGCTGGGCATCACACCGGTGGTGTCTGCACAGGCCGTGGTAGCAGGGAGTGACCCACTGGGCCTCATTGCCTACCTCAGCCACTTCCACAGTGCCTTCAAGAGCACGGCCCACAGCCCAG GCCCTGTCAGCCAGGCCTCCCCAGGGACCTCCAGTGCTGTATTATTCCTTAGTAAACTTCAGAGGACCCTGCAGCGATCCCGGGCCAAG GAAAATGCAGAGGATGCTGGTGGCAAGAAGCTGCGCTTGGAG GCCGGTGCTGGGGACCTGTGTGCACTTTGTGGGGAACACCTCTATGTCCTGGAACGCCTCTGTGTCAACGGCCATTTCTTCCACCGGAGCTGCTTCCGCTGCCATACCTGTGAGGTCACACTGTGGCCAGGTGGCTATGAGCAGCACCCAGGAGATG GACATTTCTACTGCCTCCAGCACCTGCCCCAGCCAGACCACAAAGAGGAAGGCAGCGATAGAGGCCCTGAGAGTCCG GAGCTCCCCACACCAAGTGAGAATAGCATGCCACCAGGCCTCTCAACTCCCACAGCCTCGCAGGAGGGGGCCAGTCCTGTTCCAGATCCCAGCCAGCCCACCCGTCGGCAGATCCGCCTCTCCAGCCCGGAGCGCCAGCGGTTGTCCTCCCTTAACCTTACCCCTGACCCGGAAATGGAGCCTCCACCCAAGCCTCCCCGCAGCTGCTCCGCCTTGGCCCGCCACGCCCTGGAGAGCAGCTTTGTGGGTTGGGGCCTGCCAGTCCAGAGCCCTCAAG CTCTTGTGGCcatggagaaggaggaaaaagagagtcCCTTCTCcagtgaagaggaagaagaagatgtGCCTTTGGACTCAGATGTGGAACAG GCCCTGCAGACCTTTGCCAAGACCTCAGCCACCATGAATAACTACCCAACATGGCGTCGGACTCTGCTGCGCCGTGCGAAGGAGGAGGAGATGAAGAGGTTCTGCAAGGCCCAG ACCATCCAACGGCGACTAAATGAGATTGAGGCTGCCTTGAGGGAGCTAGAGGCCGAGGGCGTGAAGCTGGAGCTGGCCTTGAGGCGCCAGAGCA GTTCCCcagaacagcaaaagaaactatgggTAGGACAGCTGCTACAGCTCGTTGACAAGAAAAACAGCCTGGTGGCTGAGGAGGCCGAGCTCATGATCAC GGTGCAGGAGTTGAATCTGGAGGAGAAACAGTGGCAGCTGGACCAGGAGCTACGAGGCTACATGAACTGGGAAG AAACTCTAAAGACAGCTGCTGATCGGCAGGCTGAGGACCAGGTCCTGAGGAAGCTGGTGGATTTGGTCAACCAGAGAGATGCCCTCATCCGCTTCCAGGAGGAGCGCAGGCTCAGCGAGCTGGCCTTGGGGACAGGGGCCCAGGGCTAG
- the MICAL1 gene encoding F-actin-monooxygenase MICAL1 isoform X2: MASPTSTNPAHAHFESFLQAQLCQDVLSSFQELCGALGLEPGGGLPQYHKIKDQLNYWSAKSLWTKLDKRAGQPVYQQGRACTSTKCLVVGAGPCGLRVAVELALLGARVVLVEKRTKFSRHNVLHLWPFTIHDLRALGAKKFYGRFCTGTLDHISIRQLQLLLLKVALLLGVEIHWGVTFTGLQPPPRKGSGWHAQLQPNPPAQLANYEFDVLISAAGGKFVPEGFKVREMRGKLAIGITANFVNGRTVEETQVPEISGVARIYNQSFFQSLLKATGIDLENIVYYKDDTHYFVMTAKKQCLLRLGVLRQDWPDTDRLLGSANVVPEALQRFARAAADFATHGKLGKLEFAQDAHGQPDVSAFDFTSMMRAESSARVQEKHGARLLLGLVGDCLVEPFWPLGTGVARGFLAAFDAAWMVKRWAEGAESLEVLAERESLYQLLSQTSPENMHRNVAQYGLDPATRYPNLNLRAVTPNQVRDLYDVLAKEPVQRNNDKTDTGMPATGSAGTQEELLRWCQEQTAGYPGVHVSDLSSSWADGLALCALVHRLQPGLLEPSELQGLGALEATAWALKVAENELGITPVVSAQAVVAGSDPLGLIAYLSHFHSAFKSTAHSPGPVSQASPGTSSAVLFLSKLQRTLQRSRAKENAEDAGGKKLRLEAGAGDLCALCGEHLYVLERLCVNGHFFHRSCFRCHTCEVTLWPGGYEQHPGDGHFYCLQHLPQPDHKEEGSDRGPESPELPTPSENSMPPGLSTPTASQEGASPVPDPSQPTRRQIRLSSPERQRLSSLNLTPDPEMEPPPKPPRSCSALARHALESSFVGWGLPVQSPQDLQGLRHHHALCCLTGAGAGGSRTSQFFFLALVAMEKEEKESPFSSEEEEEDVPLDSDVEQALQTFAKTSATMNNYPTWRRTLLRRAKEEEMKRFCKAQTIQRRLNEIEAALRELEAEGVKLELALRRQSSSPEQQKKLWVGQLLQLVDKKNSLVAEEAELMITVQELNLEEKQWQLDQELRGYMNWEETLKTAADRQAEDQVLRKLVDLVNQRDALIRFQEERRLSELALGTGAQG, from the exons ATGGCTTCACCTACCTCCACCAACCCAGCGCATGCCCACTTTGAGAGCTTCCTGCAGGCCCAGCTGTGCCAGGACGTGCTGAGCAGCTTCCAGGAGCTGTGTGGGGCCCTGGGGCTGGAACCCGGTGGGGGGCTGCCCCAGTACCACAAGATCAAGGACCAGCTCAACTACTGGAGCGCCAAGTCACTGTGGACCAAGCTGGACAAGCGAGCAGGCCAGCCTGTCTACCAGCAGGGCCGGGCCTGCACCAGCACCAAG tgcctggtggtgggtgctggACCTTGCGGGCTGCGGGTCGCTGTGGAGCTGGCGCTGCTGGGGGCCCGAGTGGTGCTGGTGGAAAAGCGCACCAAGTTCTCTCGCCACAACGTGCTCCACCTCTGGCCCTTCACCATCCACGACCTGCGGGCACTCGGTGCTAAGAAGTTCTACGGGCGCTTCTGCACTGGCACCCTGGACCACATCA GCATCCGGCAGCTCCAGCTGCTTCTGCTGAAGGTAGCATTGCTGCTGGGGGTGGAAATTCACTGGGGTGTCACTTTCACTGGCCTCCAGCCCCCTCCTAGGAAGG GGAGTGGCTGGCATGCCCAGCTCCAACCCAACCCCCCTGCCCAGCTGGCCAACTATGAATTTGACGTCCTTATCTCGGCTGCAGGAGGTAAATTCGTCCCTGAAG GCTTCAAAGTTCGAGAAATGCGAGGCAAACTGGCCATTGGCATCACAGCCAACTTTGTGAATGGACGCACCGTGGAGGAGACACAGGTGCCGGAGATCAGTGGTGTAGCCAGGATCTACAACCAGAGCTTCTTCCAGAGCCTTCTCAAAGCCACAG GCATTGATCTGGAGAACATTGTGTACTACAAGGATGACACCCACTACTTTGTGATGACAGCCAAGAAGCAGTGCCTGCTGCGGCTGGGGGTGCTGCGCCAG GACTGGCCAGACACCGATCGGCTGCTGGGCAGTGCCAATGTGGTGCCCGAAGCTCTGCAGCGCTTTGCCCGGGCAGCTGCTGACTTTGCAACCCATGGCAAGCTCGGGAAACTAGAGTTTGCCCAGGATGCCCATGGGCAGCCTGATGTCTCTGCCTTTGACTTCACGAGCATGATGCGGGCAGAGAGTTCTGCTCGTGTGCAAGAGAAGCATGGCGCCCGCCTGCTGCTGGGACTGGTGGGGGACTGCCTGGTGGAG CCCTTCTGGCCCCTGGGCACTGGAGTGGCACGGGGCTTCCTGGCAGCCTTTGATGCAGCCTGGATGGTGAAGCGGTGGGCAGAGGGTGCTGAGTCCCTAGAGGTGTTGGCTGAGCG TGAGAGCCTGTACCAGCTTCTGTCACAGACGTCCCCAGAAAACATGCATCGCAATGTGGCCCAGTATGGGCTGGACCCAGCCACCCGCTACCCCAACCTGAACCTCCGGGCAGTGACCCCCAATCAG GTACGAGACCTGTATGATGTGCTAGCCAAGGAGCCTGTGCAGAGGAACAACGACAAGACAGATACAGGGATGCCAGCCACCG GGTCAGCAGGCACCCAGGAGGAGCTGCTACGCTGGTGCCAGGAGCAGACAGCTGGGTACCCGGGAGTCCACGTCTCCGATTTGTCTTCCTCCTGGGCTGATGGGCTAGCTCTGTGTGCCCTGGTGCACCGGCTGCAGCCTGGCCTGCT GGAACCCTCAGAGCTGCAGGGGCTGGGAGCTCTGGAAGCAACTGCTTGGGCACTAAAGGTGGCGGAGAATGAGCTGGGCATCACACCGGTGGTGTCTGCACAGGCCGTGGTAGCAGGGAGTGACCCACTGGGCCTCATTGCCTACCTCAGCCACTTCCACAGTGCCTTCAAGAGCACGGCCCACAGCCCAG GCCCTGTCAGCCAGGCCTCCCCAGGGACCTCCAGTGCTGTATTATTCCTTAGTAAACTTCAGAGGACCCTGCAGCGATCCCGGGCCAAG GAAAATGCAGAGGATGCTGGTGGCAAGAAGCTGCGCTTGGAG GCCGGTGCTGGGGACCTGTGTGCACTTTGTGGGGAACACCTCTATGTCCTGGAACGCCTCTGTGTCAACGGCCATTTCTTCCACCGGAGCTGCTTCCGCTGCCATACCTGTGAGGTCACACTGTGGCCAGGTGGCTATGAGCAGCACCCAGGAGATG GACATTTCTACTGCCTCCAGCACCTGCCCCAGCCAGACCACAAAGAGGAAGGCAGCGATAGAGGCCCTGAGAGTCCG GAGCTCCCCACACCAAGTGAGAATAGCATGCCACCAGGCCTCTCAACTCCCACAGCCTCGCAGGAGGGGGCCAGTCCTGTTCCAGATCCCAGCCAGCCCACCCGTCGGCAGATCCGCCTCTCCAGCCCGGAGCGCCAGCGGTTGTCCTCCCTTAACCTTACCCCTGACCCGGAAATGGAGCCTCCACCCAAGCCTCCCCGCAGCTGCTCCGCCTTGGCCCGCCACGCCCTGGAGAGCAGCTTTGTGGGTTGGGGCCTGCCAGTCCAGAGCCCTCAAG ACTTGCAGGGCCTCCGTCACCAccatgctctttgttgcctgaCTGGGGCAGGCGCTGGAGGCAGTAGAACTTCTCAGTTCTTCTTCTTAGCTCTTGTGGCcatggagaaggaggaaaaagagagtcCCTTCTCcagtgaagaggaagaagaagatgtGCCTTTGGACTCAGATGTGGAACAG GCCCTGCAGACCTTTGCCAAGACCTCAGCCACCATGAATAACTACCCAACATGGCGTCGGACTCTGCTGCGCCGTGCGAAGGAGGAGGAGATGAAGAGGTTCTGCAAGGCCCAG ACCATCCAACGGCGACTAAATGAGATTGAGGCTGCCTTGAGGGAGCTAGAGGCCGAGGGCGTGAAGCTGGAGCTGGCCTTGAGGCGCCAGAGCA GTTCCCcagaacagcaaaagaaactatgggTAGGACAGCTGCTACAGCTCGTTGACAAGAAAAACAGCCTGGTGGCTGAGGAGGCCGAGCTCATGATCAC GGTGCAGGAGTTGAATCTGGAGGAGAAACAGTGGCAGCTGGACCAGGAGCTACGAGGCTACATGAACTGGGAAG AAACTCTAAAGACAGCTGCTGATCGGCAGGCTGAGGACCAGGTCCTGAGGAAGCTGGTGGATTTGGTCAACCAGAGAGATGCCCTCATCCGCTTCCAGGAGGAGCGCAGGCTCAGCGAGCTGGCCTTGGGGACAGGGGCCCAGGGCTAG